In Brassica napus cultivar Da-Ae chromosome C2, Da-Ae, whole genome shotgun sequence, the sequence TCTCTTCGTCTAAGCTCCCGTGCAAGAATGCTGTCTTGACATCCATCTGTTCCAGTTCTAGATTGAAATGTGAAACAGCATATATCATTAGACGAATTGTAACATGCTTTACCACAGGTGAAAAAATCTCTTGAAAATCAATTCCTTCCCTTTGAGAGTAGCCCTTGGCTACGAGCCTTGATTTGTGTCTTGGCCTCTCAATTCCTGGGATTCCAAGCTTCCTTTTGAACACCCACTTACAGCCAatcactctcttcttctctggtTTATCAACTAGATCTCAAGTGTGGTTCTTGATCAATAAGACCATCTCTTCATCTGTTGAACCTTTCCAAAGATCCCTCTCTGGACTCATCATTGCTTATGTGTAACTTTGAGGTTCAATATCTCCACCATCTTCTGTTAAGTTGTACGCAAAACCAAGATCTCCTAACTCATCATATCTCTTTGGAGGTcttgttgttcttctttctctgtcTCTCGCTAGTTGATAATCTACGAGACTTGGTGGCATATAATCCTCTTATGAGTCTGTCTCAGATTCGAATCCTTGTTTCTGTTCTGGGAACACATTATCTTGTGGTGTGTTACTTTGCTCAGTAGCTCCCCCTTGATCAGTACTTACATTTTCGGCAGTTACAACAGGAGTACTTATTACATTAACTTCCGGTTCAGGTGCTGATCCTTCTTCATTCTGATTTTCTTCTGTAATGTTTTTATACATAACTTCTTCATTAAACACTACATCTTTACTTATTACCACATTCTTATCTTCAATGAGCCACACTCTGTAGCCTTTTACCCCACCTGGGTAGCCAAGAAACACACCCTTCTTTGCTCTAAGATTTAGCTTTCACTGGCTTATATGCACATATGCGATACAACCAAAACTTCTAAGTCCACTCAGATCAGGCAAAACTCCTGTCCAAGCCTTCTCTGGTATCTCAAACTCAATGGCTGATGCTGGAGTTCTGTTTATTACGAGCACTACTGTTGAGGCTGCCTCTGCCCAAAACCTTTTCTCAAGTCCAGACTCACTCAGCATGCTTCTAACCTTCTCCATTATCGTCCTATTCATGCGCTCTGCAatcccattttgttgtggtgtgtaggcgCAAGTCATGTGCCTTACCACTCCCTCTTGTTTACAAAAGCCATCAAACTCTTGATTGCAAAACTCAAGACCATTGTCTGTTCTCAACTTCTTTATCTTTCGGCCTGATTGATTCTCCACCATGATTTTCCATTCAACAAAGGTTCTGAAAgctttatcttttgttttgagGAAATATATCCACACTTTCCTGGTTaagtcatcaataaaggtcatGAAGTATTGACAATTACCAATGGAGTTTGGGACTGAAGGTGCTCCCCAAAGATCTGAATGTATGTACTCAAACTTCTCTCTTGTGACGTGTTTTGCCTGTCCAAAGCTTACTTTATGTGCCTTACCATACACGCAGTCTTCACAGAACTCGAAACCTTTCAGGTTACCTGCTTGGAGACACCCCTTCTTGATTAACAGATCCATATTCTTCTTACTCATGTGACATAAGCGACTGTGCCACATCTTTGATTCATTCTTGGAGATTACGACTGTGTTAGCACTTCATGCTACTACCTTTCCTTGTAGAATGTACAAGGTTCCTACCTTCTTCCCTTTAAGTAGTGTTAAACATCCTTTTATAACCTTCAGAGATCCATTCTTAGACTGAAACCAACAACCTTGATCTTCTAATGTTCCCATTGAAATCAAGTTTCTTGGCATGCTTGGAACATACCTCACGTTTGAGATCAGGACTGTTGAGAGATCATCATTCTGAATCCTTATGCTGCCTATGCCTTTAATCTCAATTAGATGTGGTTTGCCATCTTTACTCTTCCTGTCTTTGAATCATCAAACTCGACAAACCAGTCCCTCTTTGGTGTCATGTGAAATGAACACCATGTGTCCATGATCCACTCGTCATCATGCCCTTCGCTTACTACGTTTGATTCATCCTCCACATTCAGACCAGCGGCATCAATTACTTGTTCCATAACGTTTGAGGTTTCCCCTTTCTCTGAACTGTTGAACTTCTTGTTCCTCTCTTTCCATACAAAACACTGCTTCTTGTAGTGACCGTCTTTTCCACAAATCCAACAAGTCTTCTTGTCTCTTGATTGTGACATGTTCTGACTTTTTCCTTTGTCTGAACTCCTGCCTCTCCGATCTGACCTGCCTCTTTCTTGAACATATAAAGCCTCTGAGCTGTTCTTGCTCAGTTTACCACTTGCTCCAAGTTCCAGACTTTTTGACCTTATGGCTCCAGTGATTTCCTCCAAAGCCAGAGTTGTCTTGCCATACTTCAATGTTTCTTTCAACTGATTGAACTGTTTCGGTAAAGACATTAGCAAAATGATGGCTTGATCTTCATCTGGAACTGTCACCTTCACGTTCTCCAAATCAGAAATCAGTGTGAAGAAGTCGTTTACGTTCTCCTCCATCGTCATGCTCTCAGACATCTTGTACCCATACACTCTTTGCTTGAGATATATCATGTTGGGTAAGGACTTAGCCATGAACAGCTTGTCTAGAATCTTGAGCATACCTGCTGCAGTCGGTTCCTTTATGACTTTTCGGAGAACATGGTCTCCCAGACTTAGTATGATCGTAGATCTAGCTTTCCCTCTCTTCTCCTTGAGGGTTTTATCCTTGAGGCTCTTCTCTTCCGGTTTGATAGTAGACTTTGTGCTCGCTTCATTTGTTGAAACCTCAGCTTCAccagcttcttcatcttcaagaCCTTCTAACAAACCCAACAGCTCCAGATGAGCCAGTAGCTTCTCTTTCCAGAGAACGTAATCACCATCTCCGTCGAACTTCTCGACCTTCGAACGTCCTGAAGTCATGATACCCACGAAAGGACAAAGCTTTACTGAAAAAACTCTGATCTTTACAAAGCTTCAACCTTTCCTCCTTCCCAGCTAGCcaaacctggctctgataccaatttgtTGAGTCAAAGTTGGTTCTTTGTTCTGTTTCTCACACTTTGTACTCGCGGTTTTTACTCACCTCACTCTCGTGTTTGTTCGCTCGTGTGTATTTCGTTTAGTAGTAAAGAAAAGACACACACAATTTGTCCAGTTCACGCCTCAAATCAAGTCGCTACGTCTGGCCGAGGTTTACTCGGAAATCCACTAGAAAGCTCGGTTACACTTAACCCTTAGAGACTGAGCAAAAACGCACTTTTTGCGGCTGCTCTCTGTagttctcttcctctctcttaACCCTAATGTCTCAGCTAGTGTAGGCTTTTATAAAGCGGCTCTATCTTGGCCAGCTCTCCTACTCTCCTCTGTTTTACTCTGCTTTTCCgtacagaggaagaagacaaaagcCCCTCTCTTGGAGACTAAGGTTAATTACTCATTTAGCCTTTCATACCGTTAAATGAGCACGTGAGCTCCTCGTGCTTGCTTTCTTTCTAATGCTGAGACCTTCTTCTTGGGTTAGAATCTTCGTGACACTTTGGCAATAACTCAACAAAATTAAACGTAAAGCCGAAGAACAAACTCCTGCGTTTGTGATTGCAGGAACCATCTTATTTCTTGTTTACATCCTTTACCTTAAAGGTAGCTTTTAGtttcaatatgtttttttcagtttggtttggaAGTGCTATCAGAATTGTTACTATGGTGATAAAAATGTCATTCATAGCCATGTCTTTGGACAAATTCAatagaaaaatatctaaatgaAAACCTCAAAATTGATAACTCCAGGTAAAAAATAATCTTCTATTTGAGTGATTAAAAACAATACTTATCGAGGAGCAGAGATAGGTGCAGTAGCTTTGGCGTAACCAACCCAAGCAACAACGCCAACAGCTAGTATAACCCATCCCATCACATCATACTTCAACTCACTGCTTTTCACTACCTGTTTCGAGAAAACACATGATCATAAGATTCAAACCACAAATACTGAATTAAAATATGATGATGAGAATAAACATAGAGAGAACCTCTGATCTTGACGCTCCTGATGGACCGGCACCACCCAGTGACTGTTGGCCAAAGCCTTGCCTGTGAACCTCTGCGTGCAGTAGTGGAGCCTGTCCTTagcacaaaagaaaataaatctgATTAAAGAACAAAACTCTGAGACCGGTTTTAGAAAGCAAAATGCAATATTCCCCTTCTATGAAAAAGACATATCTACTCTACAATACTTAGCACACAATAGATAAGTTCGATCACAGAACAACACTTTAGGATCGGGTTTAGATGTTCAATGCACAATTCAACTGCAACAGTAACTCCTTAAACCGGGGGCAAAACATGAACTAAGTTGGTTGATTTACAGTACCTTGGCTGTCATTTCAAGTGATTTCTGGTAGGTTTCATTTTCCGGTTGCTGCAAAGactcaaaaaaatattcaaaaaccaCAACACCAAAAAAGAAACAGTGTTATTAACCATTAGTTATGAACAGAAAGCAAAGTACCTCATCCACAGCAATTTGAAAGAAGTGAGCAGCTAAGTCAAAGTTGTATTTAGCTTCAGTCTCTTCAGGAGTCAAAAACGCAAGCGTAGTGTATGCATTCCCGAGGCACCAAATCGCAGGATTTTTCTTTGGATCAATCAACAACGCCTCTTCAAGCTTACTGATTGCCtctacacacacacacacacacaattaAAAAACGTTATAACCAATCCCTAGAAGATCACATCAGATTTTTTCaaatctttaacaaaaaaaaaaaaaaaactattaaacataaTTAGATCCATGAGAGAGGATCATAAACTAATTGACATTAAGAATCACAATTCAAACCATATTAGCAGAACACAGAGCCACTCACCTTGAACAGTTAGCTTAGGATCTTCGTTATGAAACTGAGCTAGCTCCAGCAAAGCTCCTGCCCATCTCGTCAGGTTCTGTAAAGAAAAACTCATCCATTGAATTACAAGGCAGAGATCAAACAAGAGAATGCATATGAAGCGAATAAGAGAGCTAACATCGGCATCTAGAGGGTTTTTCAGGTAGGTGGCCTCTGATACTTTGCGAATTTGTTCGAACATGATGATCGCATCGAACTCAGCATCGTTGTTATCCATGGCTTCTCAGGGATTTGGTACAAACACTTCTTCTCCCGTACGAACGAAGTGGTTCTACTCTCCCTCCTCACGGTGTCTACGGAGAAAACAGAGAGGGAGAGGATTAGAAAGCGGAATCCTTCTAAATGGGCTTATAATGGGCTTTTAGATTTATTGTTTTTGCTTGGGGAGCACATCTGTCTCTTCTGCTTGCCGTTTTAACTATGTGTTATGACACTGTTCGCTGGTTTTCAGCtaaagagaaacaaaacaataatgaTAAAAGATACTAtatctgtttcaaaatattatttcacacattttaataaaacacattaaatttgcataatttttagttattatcTTTTTTCccataattttaagccaataaaaatctaataaacgcaattaattttttttaagtttgcaattagttaataaaatatgcattaaaaatacaaaaaaatagatctttttgaaacaaatttgttttctagaatatgtaactttatgaaacagatggagtaaaTATTACCATCTGAAgatatactccttccgtttcacaaagatagactttttagtattttcacacatattaaaaaaacacattaaactaccataataaatgtatcattttctgtaattttcaattttcaataacttttaatcaattataatttaataaagtcaattaatttttttgaagtttacaattttttcatagaaaacacaaaaaatatatatttatgaaacaattttttttctttctaaaaagtATATATCTTAATAAAACCAAGGGAGTATAATAAATAGCTTTTGTTTTTAGTCCCACACAATGCCAATTGGCAAGATATTTATGAGATTGTATtctaaaaataatgatataaaatttaaggaataagaacaaaaatatattatgtgatGAATGTAGTCCAGCGACTATGTGAGCTTGCAACGTGACTTATCTTACCTGCCGCATGTATAATCACATTCACTGAGAGAGGAAACAATAAGATGAAGAAAAGGGGTTTGCGAAAAGGTAGACCATCACATGAAACAAGATTACGATGTTCTCTTTCGCTGACAAAGAAAGATTTTCcgtgtttttaaaacatataaacgCAAGTACAAATAgattataaaaagtttgaaaactatatatgtATACTGAAATCAGTAGTATTAGTTTTAGGTATAGATAATGATTTGTGTGTCTTCGTTGTTATTACATAGCTAATGTACAAAACTGTACAACTCATATTCAAATTTAATGATGGCTAACCAGTTATAGTGGTCTAATGATTCATAACTACTGTATTTATATGTTAATCTAGACATTTCATTATTTACTAGATTTCGTTTATGAATTTTGTCTAGTTacaaagaaagtaaaaaaaaaattgttggtgAAAAAGTGATAGATACTAATATAGTAATAATGATTCTCACATGTGATCCATGATTTTTagcaataatattatttatatatttctgtatagaacataaaatataaataacttttttgaattagaaaacatataaataaataaaatacaattttcggTATGTAAATTTAATAACGTTGACAACTGAACGGACGGTCGAGAAGGAGTCGGCAGCATCCGTAGAAACATGGAtccaaaaaattcaaacttGAAAGCTACTGAAGCGACGACGCGTGGTTAATAGTTAATACGGCAGTGGCAAAAAATCGTAATTAGTGGAGAAGAGAAAGGGCTACTTGGGGAAGAAGTAAGTCTGAATAACTCTACAGATCTAACactcaggagagagagagagagagactcagtaCCAATTTCTCTGACGCGCTTCCTTCTCCGGTGTCTCATCGTCACGTCCAGCGGATTCCGAGGAAACGAAGAGCTAAAGGGTCTGTCCTCTCTCCTTCTCTAAGCTTTGTACCTTTCTGtatttaaaaccctaaacctagttTCGTTGTTTGTTTCTGAAGTTTGAAGGAATATTGCGTGTTGATTGgataattagggtttagggattaccAAAATGTTCTTCCTTTTCAGTTTTTGTTGTTAATTGTGTGCAATAAGGTAACAAAGTCTCTTCCTTTGTGTTGCTTCTGCGCTAGATTTTTGAGCTATGGAGAGCTTCTGGCAACTGGGCGATGAGCTGCGAGGTCAGACTCAGTCAAGAGCATCCGAGGATCACAAATGGTCCACTGTTGCAACCAAGCTCGCTGAGCAGACTCGGATGAAAGGTGAACGGTTCAACAACCTCGATCTCTCCAAAGCTGGTGGTTACTCTGAGTTCAGACCAACCGACAAGTTTAGTTTCCAGgacaacagcaacaacaacatgTTTAACTTGGGTGATAAATATGGCAAAAGTCCGATGCAGAGCAATGTTTACAACATGAATGACTTCAAAAGTGGAGGCAGCATGAAAGTTAACAAGTATAATGGTAACGTTGTTGCTAACAAAGAGCTGAGCAACAACAGCAAACACAACAACATCAATGATAATGCTGTTGACAAGAG encodes:
- the LOC111204558 gene encoding mitochondrial import receptor subunit TOM20-3-like, with amino-acid sequence MDNNDAEFDAIIMFEQIRKVSEATYLKNPLDADNLTRWAGALLELAQFHNEDPKLTVQEAISKLEEALLIDPKKNPAIWCLGNAYTTLAFLTPEETEAKYNFDLAAHFFQIAVDEQPENETYQKSLEMTAKAPLLHAEVHRQGFGQQSLGGAGPSGASRSEVVKSSELKYDVMGWVILAVGVVAWVGYAKATAPISAPR